The genome window GGGTATCCATCCGACTTTAAGAGCACCTGGTCGTCCTGCGATCGGTTGTCGTACCGGATTTCGCCGCGGATCAGGTCGTGAACCACCGTCTCGCCGTCCAACGGCATCGCCAATCGCACCACGGAGGGCGTGCCGGCTTTATCGAGGCGCGTGCGCTCTTCGACCGACAGGTTGCGACACCGCCGATCGTATCCGGTCGGCTGCTTCATCAACTGCTGCTCGGTGCGCATCGCTTCCAGCCGTTCGCGGGTGCAGTAACAGCGATATGCGCCGCCGCTTTGCAGCAGCTGTTCCGCGTACCCCAGATAGATGGGAAGCCGGCGGCTTTGCACGTAGGGCTCGTGTGGGCCTCCGGAAACCCACCACTCGTCCGGCACGATGCCGAGATACCGCATCGACGCCTCGAGGTCCCAAATACCCTCCGGCGAATAACGCTCTGCGGAGCGATCGGTATCCTCCAGACGCGCGATGAAGGTTCCCCCCATCTTTCGCGCGTACAGCCAGTTGTAGATCGCCGTGCGAACGTTGCCGACATGTGCCAGACCGGTTGGGCTCGGCGCGTACCGAACGCGAACCGTCAAGGCGAGTACACTTTGGGCCCGACCATCGCTTGAATTGCGGCTGAGCCCGTCATCATTGGTGGTCGACCTTGGCCACGTACTTCCTCTTCGACTTGTCGAAGCCCTGTGGCAGCTTCTTCAGGTCGAACACCCAACCGTTACCCCGCTGGACAAAGCACTGGTATTCGGAAAGCAGCGATGCGGTCAGGCGTCTACGCACGCGGCGAACCACATTAAGTTCGGCAAACAGAGTGCCAAACTCCGTTCCTTTTTTGTTGTGCTCCAGAATCTCGCGTACGATGTTAAAGGCGGGCATACCCTCGGCATCGGCGCGCTGCTGCAGTTCCAGAAGTTCAGTCAAGCGGTTCCGGCTGATAAACAGCGAGTGCTCGGACTCGTCGTTGTAGCTCACCCGGTACCGATCCGGCGCTTCCCGCTCCAGCATGAATGTGGCGCCGGAATCCATCGGAATAGACTTGAACCAGTCGAGGAGGCCATACGCGAGGCGCGTTTCATTATTGATATACACCTGAACACGATGGCCACCGCCCAAAAGGAATGTAGCCTCGATAATACTCGGCTCCGGTGGAAAGAATCCGGATGGGAACTGACACATCGGCATGGTGCCTAATTGCTTGTGATGATACTTGACCACCGCACGGGCGTTGGTCGGCGGATTTGGATCCGGCGGCGGCGGCGCCTCCTCGTCCAGCACATCCTGGCAGAATGGATCCAGAATCTCGCGCTGCAGGCCTGCTTCCAGCCCTTCATCATGCAGCAGGATGTCGACCGGCTGGCCTTCCGCATCCAGATATGCGGTGTCGGGAATGCGCAGCAACTGCGGCACACCGAAAACGTATGGTGGCACCACGCCAGGCTTGACGAATCGATCCGCGCCAACCCACGAGATACGCTTATCCTCTTGCAAGGCGCCAATCACAGTCTTCATATCGGTGGGATAGATGCGATAGTCCGGCGTGATCTCGAATACGTCCTCGAGAATCTGGCTTGCCGGCACCGACGTCTCGCTGTCCAGGATGATGCGCACGATCCGTTCTCGATCGTCGGGTGTCAGCTCCAGGGGGCGTGCGGCCTGTTCCGCCTCAGCTTCTGCAGCCTCGCTGACCTCCAGTTCGGAGAGCCGCGCAAATTCTGCCTCCAGCCGTGTGCGTAACTTCGACCCAATCCAGTGGCCGCTTGAAAGCAGGCTAATACCGGGAGCCAGCCACAAGGTTTGGTACAGAGCCTCGGCGTCAAACTCTGCCTGAAGATGTCGCCACGAAAGGGCCTGAAGTACCTTGTTGCTTACGGGCCGGTCCAGGTCATCCACCAACCGCGCTGTTGAGTCCGGCATAGCCGCCTGCCAGCCCAGCGCGTCTGCTTCACCAAGCAGCGCATCCATGGGCTCGTCCTCAAGAAAGTTCTCGAAGAGGATCTGATCCCAGGCAGCTTCCGGCTCCATTCCGGCAGCGCATTCCGTGTTCAGCAGCCAGGAACCGAGAGCCAGTTCGCCGCCGGGCATTACAAAAAACTGTCTGGATGTGCTCGCAAGGCGCTCCAGCATCGTCTCCAGTACTTCGACGGGTCGGCCATAGATGTGTCGCAGCTGACTCGCGATCAACGTCACTGCAAGCGGTACACCGGCCTCTTCCAGAATGCCGGTAATCGCGTTGTGAACGCTGGTCTCTCTAGGTACATCGCTGGCCCGGGTGCACCACTTGCGGTCGACGAGGCGGATCCGCCGATCCACCACAAGAGCAACCCGGCACAGGCGTGCATCGATCGCGGAGTTGTTGAGCGACCTGGCGATGTCACCTGTTTTTGCGATACCGTACAATTCCAGAACGGTATGATACACCTGATCGCCGACGAGCGTCAGCGCCAGAGCATCCAATGCGTCTACCGCCTCTGCGGTTTCTCGAACGGCTGTTGGCACGATTCTTCTCCTCTCGCTCTTTTCCGCGCCGAACGGCACTTTATGCCGCCGCGCAAGCTGCCGCCGAATCCGCTCTGTGCGGCAGAGCCGCACATCGGATATCGTAAGGGCCAGCTTCTGTTACTCGAACGCGCACAAATGTTCCGGGCGCCGCGGTGCAGCCGGTTACCAATGCTGAGCCATCTACTTCCGGAGCATCGCGCCACGTTCTGCCGATCCGGCAGCTCGGGTTGGCTGCATCGATGGCCTCAATCAGGACCTCCACCTCGGAGCCGACGAGAGCCTGGTTTCTGCGAAGTGAGATGGTTTGCTGGAGGCGCATAATGGCGCTGCGCCGTCGATGTTTCTCACGTGCGGGTACTCGTGGACGCAGCATCGCCGCAGGCGTGCCTTCCTCCACAGAGTACTCGAAGACACCCGCGTGGTCGAACGCCGCCTCCTCCACAAAACGCTCCAGCGTGCTGAACTGCTCCAGTGTTTCACCTGGAAAGCCCACGATGACCGTGGTTCGAAGCGCGATGTCCGGCACTGCCGCCCGCAGGCGCGCCACCAGCGCCAGGTTTCGCTGGTAGGAAAGCGGCCGACGCATGGCTTTCAGCACCGCGTCATCCGCATGCTGAAGTGGCATATCCAGGTAGTGGCAAACGTTTGGCACCGTGGCCATTGCGTGGATGAACGCCGCCGTAACGCGAGACGGATACGCGTAGAAGATTCGGATCCATCGAATCTGGTGGATGCGCCCCAACTCCTG of Armatimonadota bacterium contains these proteins:
- the rimO gene encoding 30S ribosomal protein S12 methylthiotransferase RimO, whose amino-acid sequence is MARIRLINLGCAKNEVDAEEILGLMEAAGHAATPADDVSSIEGDCDTLVINTCAFIRAAQQQSVDTILEAIEKKKRGEVGRVVVAGCLAQRYARDLAAELPEVDAFVGTGQMQAAAAAAEPTLIRLDAIAGVPELPHHRWLDVPTRRRIGAPWSAWLKISEGCDHACTFCAIPSFRGKHQSKPFEVIVQEAASLAESGAREINLIAQDTTQYGYDRYGKPRLPELLQELGRIHQIRWIRIFYAYPSRVTAAFIHAMATVPNVCHYLDMPLQHADDAVLKAMRRPLSYQRNLALVARLRAAVPDIALRTTVIVGFPGETLEQFSTLERFVEEAAFDHAGVFEYSVEEGTPAAMLRPRVPAREKHRRRSAIMRLQQTISLRRNQALVGSEVEVLIEAIDAANPSCRIGRTWRDAPEVDGSALVTGCTAAPGTFVRVRVTEAGPYDIRCAALPHRADSAAACAAA